The Punica granatum isolate Tunisia-2019 chromosome 4, ASM765513v2, whole genome shotgun sequence sequence aaccgGGAAACACAATGAAAAGTACCACATAAGCCTTTTCAGTAGAGCCTTAGTTCATGGTTGAATGACTATTCGACTGTTTGATCATAATGATCATAATTATATtgtattgaaaaatgaaacaaaattcatggttTGTGAATAAACACAAAGTACTTTTTCcaagaaataattttcttcCCAATCTCGAATAAAATATTACCAGCAATGTTAGGAAAAAAGTTCTTTaaataagttcaaaaatttttCTGCAAGTTTTgactaaataataaataaaattttattagcGTTTTTACACATCCGCGCTATGTGTGTAGCTGTACcccgttatatatatatatatatatattattgatagAAAGATAGATAGTTACATAGAATAGAGGTAGAAATTCCGATCCTTGTATGAAGATCACTTCATACCGATTGACTTCCGAGTTGACTTAAAAAGAGGGTGTGAATATTCGACTAGAGATTAAGGCCACGTCAATAAAAGACCAAATGGAGAAGGTCCAAAATTAGCTATAGGGGCCCCAGGAGTTCGCCAATAATTTTCCTTCTAAGTAATTATTGCATGGTCGAAGACCTGCTCATCGGACCTACGCCGATAGTTATCTAGCACACATATGTAAAAGACTCATCAAGATGTCGCACGTCTTACGTATTTGTCGGATAGTTATTGTCATGGGTGTATATTCTATGTTTTGTGCTCTTACACAGTACTAGCCAAGTGCAACATTATTGCCTATAATGGAAATGGCCATATGTTATCACCTACAAAAGAGTAACATTCAAGTGTTAATTTTGTTAACAAAAATTGCATGTATTTTTTCGAAGATAATTTGAGTAAATTATTTAGAAATATTGATATTCAGATTGACTCatcaaattatttaatttgagaaaaaaaccAAGTGTTAATTTTTCTGctctatttttcattattgttcataaattaaattcaataaaGACCATCAAAAAGGGTACAGTGCATCAAGCATATCTTCACACTTGATAATCAAAATGTTCCAAGTTCGATACTTGCCGTGCCTGTGCCCTTTACTAACTAGtaagatttttatttgtattagATCTAGAGATATCCattgtaaaaaataataataataataataaagaccAAGAAACTTGTTAAGCCTCCTTTGGCAGCTTTAGTTTATAGCCGCCAGTTTGTAACATCGAGGCTCTAATTGATGGATTTTAGAACCATCGATCGTGATATCTCTTAACGTCCGTCAGTATACAATCTGTTCTGTGACTGAATTTCTGTATGTATGATATCTCTCTTAAATTTCGATAAACGCTCTTGAATTTCACCTCCCCGAGTTTGTTTATTCCAATGCTATATTACATCTTTCATCATCCCAAAATCAGGTGAGGTGAAGATCACTAATCAAAGACCTGAAGCTACCACTGAAATGCCATCCTTTTCAGTTGGATATAAGCCTCCACTGGCCTTTGGTTACAAATTGAAATGCAAGCAGTGACGACCCAAAATCCCTGTAAAGATCAATGCCGCTTTAATAACTGTCCGATTTGTAAAAATATTATCAACTAAAGGTCATGAAATTGCAGTCGTTTCATGAGGATCTCAAACAATCGCATTGGATATATCGATGTGTTTGAGCATATGTGAATGTGAGAGGTGATAAGCTTCCGTGGTAACTGGTAACCGGCCTTTCCTTCTCAATTCCAAGTCTATACAGAAATTTCTTGCTCGGTAAACGACAAGCAATTTGACAAATAATCCGTGAAAGTTGTACAATAAATCTTGAATTGTTCCAATTTTTACTTAAGAAAGGAGATTTTGGCATTCAGTTCCCATGAAATGAGCACGTGGACAGAAATTTTCGATGTTGACGGCAATGGAGCAACGATAAACATttatggtgcgtttgattttagagttaaagtaagtATGATTTTGATcgtgaaaaaggacaaatgagatgagattataaatttgacttgagaaacgtgtattttttgttgtgtagtgtgttgagttaaaatcaaaatcataattctaaaatcaaacttacaaATAACGGGGCCTTATATACCGATGATATCCCATCTCTGTTGGATTTTGCATGTCCTTGAAAATCATTTCCataaatgaattattaatACATAAAGTTAGACTAGGACATGGTTGCTGACCATTCTTCAACTTCTCTTTTGTGgaaattcaatttcatttGCATTTTACTGAGCAGCTATGAGCACCAGCAACCCACAAGTTTTATCTTGAAGATTCGAAACAAGCTTTTTCTGAAGCTATTTCCGGTTTTCGTTGTCAAATCCATATGTTAAACCTGAAGGTCTTTCTCTTGAGCTGCTCGCTGCTGCTCTTTCTTCCACTCTGCTCCTGCAGAGACACGATCACAAACGTCACTTCCATATTCGACCACTCAGGAGAATCAGACACACTGGTGTCGAAAGGCGGAAGATTTACGCTCGGGTTCTTCACTCCCAATGGGAGCTTTGATCTCAGAAGGCGATATATTGGCATATGGTATTCCGGTTCCGATCCAAAGACGGTCGTGTGGGTTGCCAACCGGGATGCCCCATTACTTTATAGAACTGGCTTTTTTGGTTTCGCAGGAGATGGAAATCTTGTGGTATCAGCTAAAGGGAAGGGTTTCAACCACTCTTGGAGGACCAATGTCAAAAGCTCATTAGGTCCTGGTACCATGATAGCACAACTCCTGGACTCGGGAAACCTAGTTCTGAGAGATGTGTCGCGAGAAGGTCAGATAAAGTGGCAGAGCTTTACTCAACCAACCGATACATTTCTTCCGGGAATGCTGCTAGGGTCTCTCAACTTGACGTCGTGGAAGACATCCAATGACCCCGGGGTTGGAAAGTACATGTTTCAGCAAGATCAAGAATCCGAAGGCCAGTACGTGATCAACCACCAGCAATCACAGTACTGGAAGAGCGGGATTTACGGGAAGTATATTTCGTCCAGTGACTTGCCACAAGAGATAACTCCTCTACTCTCACCAACAAATCAAACGCAGGACTACAACACTAGGCTAAGGATAACTTTCGATGGGTTCATACAGTACTTTAACGAAACATCCCCATGGATTCCTATATGGTTAGAGCCGAAAGACCAATGCGGACTGTCAAATCCTTGTGGGGAATTTGGGAGCTGCAACAGTGACAACATCGTTCTCTGCAAATGTTTGCCTGGGTTTGAGCCCCGATATCAGTCCTCATGGGAAACAGGGGATTATTCCAGAGGTTGCATCAACAAATCTCCTCATATTGGCAAGGACTTCCTGAATCTCACAATGATGAAAGCGGGCAAACGCGGTATTAATGGTGTTGATGCAAACAATAACGACGAATGTATGGCGCGGTGCATCCAAAGCGACCAGTGCCAGGCCTTCTCATATATCGAATATAAATTTGCGCAGAGAGGCAACGTAGGCAGGTGTTGGACGTGGCTCGAGGAGCTCGAAGATATCCAAGAATCCACAGAGGATGGTGCAAACCTCTTTGTTCGGGTCTCGCTTCCGTATATAGGTCTGTATCTTATATCCTTTCCGTTGTTCCTAATTTCTATATGCACCCAAGAATCTCTGACGGATTAAGCTTTCTGGAGAATCGGTTTCAGAAGTGTTCCGCATCTTTCTTCCCTTTATGTTCTAGATTTCCACGTCTCATGTTTGATCAGGATGGGGTCCTATTTCCTCGTTGTAGGGACAAATAGAAGCTGTGGAACTTGCGGCACTAACATAATTCCCTATCCACTTAGCGTTGGTGCAAATTGTGGCGATTACAACTACTTCTTTTTCCACTGCAATGCATCCACTGGCCAACTCTTCTTTGATTCCCGAAACAGCTCATTTCGAGTGACCAACATCAAGAGGGAAATGCTTAGTTTTTCTGTCCATGTGGAAAGGTCAACTGACTGCACAACAATTCACTCCATGAGAACTGCTCTGCAGCTCAACGACTCCTGGCCCTTCTTTGTGATCAGGTGCAATACTGGCTCAAACATCTTCAGCGTCGGCCCCTCTTTGGAAAATTACAAGCAGTTAAAGGAGATAGAGATTGGGTGGAATCCACCGATGGTGGAGCCGACCTGCAGTTCATCCAAGGACTGCCGTGATTGGCCGAAGACAACTTGCAATGCAACAAACGGTGGAACTAAAAGATGCCTCTGCCCTTTGAACTTCCGATTGAATACCACATTTTATAACTGTACTCAAGGTGTATTTCGGATTGTTTGGTTAATCGCACTCCTGATTCTTTGCATAGATTATCTTAAAATAGAAAGGTAACGTATATAAAACTGTAATTTTGCTATTGTCATGTCTTTCTGAAGTTCTAGCAGACAACTTGGGACCTGATGGAAACTCCGAAGTTTCCCAGCATGAAAAGAAGCCATTGTACTTAATTTCACTTGTCGCCATTCCAATCATGATACTTGCTGCTGGCTTTCTGTATAACAGATGGAGGAAGCAGCCCAGAACACAAGGTACTTTTCCCTTCGCAAATGATCTTTGTCTGTCTTCAAATTTGATCTGCAACTGATTTTTGCAtctggaaaacagtaaaacgGGAAAGCAATTCAGGTGATCCAGCATTCCGAATGTACGACAGTGAGCGACGGGTGAAAGAATGGATAAGTTCGACACAATTTGGCGAGGATGACAAGAAAGGGATAGATGTTCCATTCTTCGACTTGGGGGTCATACTGGAAGCAACCGATAGCTTCTCAGATGAAAACAAGCTTGGGCGGGGAGGGTTTGGACCCGTTTACAAGGTGATTAATATTCCCCTCATGTCTAGGTTTCCCGTAGCAATAACGGATGATGTTTATGAGGCCTTGATAATATGATTCTGTTTCCAGGGAAAGTTTCCAGGAGGGCAAGAAATTGCAGTGAAGAGGCTATTGAGTGGCTCTGGACAAGGCTTAGAGGAATTCAAGAATGAAGTTATGCTGATTGCCAAACTTCAGCATCGGAATCTTGTTAGATTGTTGGGATATTGCGTTGAAGGAGAAGAGAAAATATTGATGTATGAGTACATGCCAAACAAAAGCTTAGACTCATTCATATTTGGTGAGTTCCAGTGTTCGAGTTTCTATGACTCATACGTTCAATGTTTATCAAAGCTTTCCTACGACATTATAGAAAGTATCTCGCTAACAATGGTAGATCAAACGAGAAGTGTGTTGCTGACCTGGGAGATGAGGCTAGAGATTATCCTTGGGATTGCAAGAGGGATGCTCTATCTTCACCAAGACTCAAGGCTAAGAATAATCCATCGTGATCTGAAAACGAGCAATGTCCTGTTAGATGAGGAGATGAACCCCAAGATCTCCGACTTTGGCTTGGCTCGTATTTTTGAGGGCAAACAAACTGAAGCAACTACACAGAGAGTTATCGGTACATAGTAAGTTCACAAACTTCTTCAATCAGTACGCTCAGATATCCTACACTGGAAGGGCAACCTTGGTTTTAACTTTTCGTCTTTACCATTGTTGTTATGCAGTGGTTATATGTCTCCAGAGTATGCTTTAGATGGATTTTTCTCGATCAAGTCTGATGTTTTCAGCTTCGGTGTTGTGGTGCTCGAGATTATTAGTGGAAAACGGAACACAGGATTTTATCCACCCGAAGGGCAACTAAACCTTATCAGTCATGTAAGTTATTTATCCATGATGCAGATGTTCGGAACTTTGATATTGTTTTCTGTCCGGATTGAGATCATATATGCTCAGACCTGGAGACTATGGACTGAGAACAACGCACTGAACCTGATGGACCGCATACTGGAAGAAACCTGCAGCAGAGGTGAAGTCCTCAAGTGTATAAATGTGGCGCTTCTCTGTTTACAAGAAGATCCCAATGATCGCCCCACAATGTCAAATGTTCTTTTCATGCTTGGAGGAGAAATCACGAAGCTTCCAACCCCGAAACAACCGGCCTTTGCTCTTAAGCCGAGCTTCTCTAGCACGGGTTCTTCTTCTACAAGGCCCGACTCGAGCTTTATCGTTTCAGCTTCCATGGAGCAGGGCCGATAACAGAAAATGCTCCTCCGGTTCTTTTCCATTACTTACCGTTGAACGTTTTTCCTCAATAAGGGAAAATCTGTCAGTTGTCAGTGATCTTCAATTCTATTAGAGCCTCTTTTGGGAATTCTATAaacataaaattaatgaagttCTGATTTCTTAATCAGGTTCCTTATGGCTTGAAGCAAAATCTGTAATCTGTTTTTGATCATTGACAGGTCATACTTATCTTCGAAAATGTTTCTTCTGCATGCATACAACCTTAAATTGATTTAATAATCCCGAGTCAATTCAAAGCTAGACTAGAAATATGATACGGACAGCAATGAAAATGGATGGAAGCCACTATTTTCAATCTATTTTGTTAATTTAAGTATTCCACACTTTCAATCGCTTCAAAACGGATATAAATATAACACCTTCATAAATTGGTCAGAAATGGATGGCCGGATCCAGTTCAAGACCCAGTCCGAACATGGGATTGACATACTTTAGCGCAACACAAACTCGTAATTATCCATTAAAAGGCAAACATATCTGTACTACTTTTTAACATCAAATGACTTCGAATGGTTGTCTGAGATAATCGAATCTGAGCAGGCATCAACCGAAGACAAGCCAGGGCCGAGGGTCGGTCCATGCAAGCCATATTCGATAAGTAACTTTTATACTTCAGTTTCCAGTAAGCATTTTTTTCCCAGTGAATGTTCTGTCATTCATTGGAGTCACGAATATCCCCAGAAGTCAGAACAAGACGATCCTTCCAACCATCGACTCTACATCATATTGTTGACCTGTCATGTCATCTTCCTGAATTACAGATATAATGTCCAAGAAAAACACAGGATGTGATTATCTCACAGAATGAACAATGACAGGGCAACTGATCATCACATGTTGTACCAGATGTGTTTTCTCTACATATTCCTGAAGTTCCTCTTATTATCGGTTAGATTATCTCAGGGCATAGACATGATGACACTAGGAACACCGACCTCCGATGACCAGGAGGAAACTCTCGTGTCCGCAGGAAGAGTGTTTGAACTCGGTTTTTTCTCTCCAAGCACTTCGGGTTCTGGAAGATATGTTGGTATATGGTATTATGATGTCAATCCACATACAATCGTGTAGGTCACGAACAGAGAAAACCCACTCTCTGATACGAGTGGAGTTTTCGGCCTTGAGTCAATGGGAACCTCGGTCTGTCATCCGAGGCTGGCGGATCGCTTTGGTCTACTGCACTTAAAGCTAATGCAAATTCCAACAGGTCAGCCAAGCTCATGGATTCGGGGAACTTGGTTCTGAGTGAAACATTCGAGAACGGAAGAGTTGAAGTTCTATGGCAAAGCTTCAGTTTCCCCACCGATACGTTCCTTCCTGGAATGGTAATGGGAGAAGAGTTCAAGTTGACTTCATGGAAAGCACCTGATGACCCTTCTCCAGGAGATTTCACTTTCCGGTGAGATCAGGATCTAGACAACCATTTTATCATAGATGATGGAGAGTGGAGTTTCATGGAAGCTCTTTCCCGATAGTGTTCCTTCTACAATATCCTCCCCGTTGAGAATCTTTAACTCCAATATTGACCAAAAGAGACACTTATCAAATGCCTGGTGATGCGATAGAAGAGGTagcaagtcggtacctggagaaaaataggttttgaCGACCCTATTCCGAAGGAaacggcctccggagcaaaactcactgCTTTGCTGTgattttttgatatttaaggctaattccatcgtttatggcctcaaacaggcaatttatgttatttaggacgtttttataattttaggaaagtttatgttttttgtGCAATTTAAGCGTTTTTAAGatctatttaagctttgtacaACCCTAGGGTTGGGGGGTTGAATTTTggatttatcaataaagttgtggagctaccgtgctctttcttccaatctcggatttgtTTGCAAATTTGATGCCTATTCctagtattcgtagaatcaacaggtgatAGAAGGTTCTTGtctggtattcgtgcgcgaatcaacatATCGCAATTTAGGTTCCGCTgtgtcagttggtatcaaagcttaCGGTTTGATCTGGAACAGCCATGCCGCCCAGGAGAAGGGATCGTGTGGACGATGTTCTTGAGCGTGACAATTTGCGACAACTAGAACAGAGGATGGAACGGATGGAGCAAGTCGTGAATCAGAGGATAGATCGTATGATGGAGCAGTTCACACAGCAGATGGCTGCGTTTATGGTGAACCAGAATCCGAGAAATCCTAATCCTAATTCTGACCTTGATCAAGAAGAAACTGAAGAAGAGTCGGAAGGAGAGAACTATTTTGCTGATATTCCACGAAGACAGCAAAGGGGCGCTGTCGAGCATGATAGGAGCCGACCATTCGAGGAAGACAGGAGGCGTTGGGAGTCGAGGATGCGGACTGAAATTCTAGAATTTCATGGCAGCCTCAAACCTGAGGAGTTTCTTGATTGGCTGGCTACAGTTGAGGAGATTTTGGAATTTAAAGGAGTGCCCGAAGACAAACGTGTTCCTTTGGTGGCAATTAGGTTGCGAGACAGAGCCACGGCTTGGTGGCAGCAGCTCAAATTGACCAGAAGCAGATTGGGCAAGTCAAAAGTTGTGATGtgggagaagatgaagaaacaCTTGCGAGCCAGTTTTCTGCCATATAATTTTCAGAGATTGATGTATCAGCGATTGTAGAATTTACGGCAAGGAACTTGAACGGTGGATGAATATACCACCGAGTTTTTCCAACTTATAGTCCGGAATGAGGTACACGAAACTGAAGATCAATTAATGGCGAGGTATATCGGAGGATTACGGGTGCAAATTCAAGACACTGTCAATATGTTTAATCCACCCAGTGTCTCGGCAGCACATCAAAGGGCTCTACAAGTTGAAAAACAGTCCCTACGCAACAGTAATTTTGGGAATTCCTCCAATATAGCAAGCAGTAGTGGTGCGAGTTGTCCTGGTGGTAGTGGTGGTGGCAATAGCGGGGTGAACCGCCCTGGAGGAGGAGCCAACAGAAATACTACCAACACAAACCAGCCAAATAGACCAACAGGTACTGGGATGAAGTGCTTCGGATGTGGCGAGGTTGGTCACAAGCAGTCTGAGTGCCGGAAGATCGCTGgcaaaaagacattttttgtTGACACGGAGGAGGGCGAAGATGAGGATGTGGAGGAAGCCGAATATCCTGAGTTTGATAGTGAGGAGGTCGTCGAAGAAGAAGTCGTGACTGGAGACACAGGAATGGCACTGGTTGTTAGGCGTTCATGCTTGACGCCTAAGGTTGTAGACGACAATTGGCTGAGGCATAATATTTTTCAGTCCACGTGCACTGTGTCACTACCCGAAATTTCAGTAACTTTTTCCCCCATATTTCCTTGAATCCATTATGACATTGACTGTTCATATAACATCGGCTTTCCATAACTCCCAAAAACATACAACTACTACAAATgctctcacatatatatatatatatatttatataagtacgATTCTAGCAAAGCTACATTGTTAAACCAACTagacaaaagtttcaggtcgtaacattctCAAGTTCATTCTGTACAGAAAGGatatctatcaaataactaagctTCCTACCTAGttctccaagctgatccctgatatcaaaaagtggttcctccgcgcaatcggaagcttatctggaaaaatgtatgcagggtgtgagctgcatcttagtgagcactaaattccaaagcaaaatgaataatattaagtgataaatatattttagacaaccaaatatacatatagatagtagta is a genomic window containing:
- the LOC116203759 gene encoding G-type lectin S-receptor-like serine/threonine-protein kinase At4g03230 isoform X2 — encoded protein: MLNLKVFLLSCSLLLFLPLCSCRDTITNVTSIFDHSGESDTLVSKGGRFTLGFFTPNGSFDLRRRYIGIWYSGSDPKTVVWVANRDAPLLYRTGFFGFAGDGNLVVSAKGKGFNHSWRTNVKSSLGPGTMIAQLLDSGNLVLRDVSREGQIKWQSFTQPTDTFLPGMLLGSLNLTSWKTSNDPGVGKYMFQQDQESEGQYVINHQQSQYWKSGIYGKYISSSDLPQEITPLLSPTNQTQDYNTRLRITFDGFIQYFNETSPWIPIWLEPKDQCGLSNPCGEFGSCNSDNIVLCKCLPGFEPRYQSSWETGDYSRGCINKSPHIGKDFLNLTMMKAGKRGINGVDANNNDECMARCIQSDQCQAFSYIEYKFAQRGNVGRCWTWLEELEDIQESTEDGANLFVRVSLPYIGTNRSCGTCGTNIIPYPLSVGANCGDYNYFFFHCNASTGQLFFDSRNSSFRVTNIKREMLSFSVHVERSTDCTTIHSMRTALQLNDSWPFFVIRCNTGSNIFSVGPSLENYKQLKEIEIGWNPPMVEPTCSSSKDCRDWPKTTCNATNGGTKRCLCPLNFRLNTTFYNCTQVLADNLGPDGNSEVSQHEKKPLYLISLVAIPIMILAAGFLYNRWRKQPRTQVKRESNSGDPAFRMYDSERRVKEWISSTQFGEDDKKGIDVPFFDLGVILEATDSFSDENKLGRGGFGPVYKGKFPGGQEIAVKRLLSGSGQGLEEFKNEVMLIAKLQHRNLVRLLGYCVEGEEKILMYEYMPNKSLDSFIFDQTRSVLLTWEMRLEIILGIARGMLYLHQDSRLRIIHRDLKTSNVLLDEEMNPKISDFGLARIFEGKQTEATTQRVIGTYGYMSPEYALDGFFSIKSDVFSFGVVVLEIISGKRNTGFYPPEGQLNLISHTWRLWTENNALNLMDRILEETCSRGEVLKCINVALLCLQEDPNDRPTMSNVLFMLGGEITKLPTPKQPAFALKPSFSSTGSSSTRPDSSFIVSASMEQGR
- the LOC116203759 gene encoding G-type lectin S-receptor-like serine/threonine-protein kinase At4g03230 isoform X1 encodes the protein MLNLKVFLLSCSLLLFLPLCSCRDTITNVTSIFDHSGESDTLVSKGGRFTLGFFTPNGSFDLRRRYIGIWYSGSDPKTVVWVANRDAPLLYRTGFFGFAGDGNLVVSAKGKGFNHSWRTNVKSSLGPGTMIAQLLDSGNLVLRDVSREGQIKWQSFTQPTDTFLPGMLLGSLNLTSWKTSNDPGVGKYMFQQDQESEGQYVINHQQSQYWKSGIYGKYISSSDLPQEITPLLSPTNQTQDYNTRLRITFDGFIQYFNETSPWIPIWLEPKDQCGLSNPCGEFGSCNSDNIVLCKCLPGFEPRYQSSWETGDYSRGCINKSPHIGKDFLNLTMMKAGKRGINGVDANNNDECMARCIQSDQCQAFSYIEYKFAQRGNVGRCWTWLEELEDIQESTEDGANLFVRVSLPYIGTNRSCGTCGTNIIPYPLSVGANCGDYNYFFFHCNASTGQLFFDSRNSSFRVTNIKREMLSFSVHVERSTDCTTIHSMRTALQLNDSWPFFVIRCNTGSNIFSVGPSLENYKQLKEIEIGWNPPMVEPTCSSSKDCRDWPKTTCNATNGGTKRCLCPLNFRLNTTFYNCTQVLADNLGPDGNSEVSQHEKKPLYLISLVAIPIMILAAGFLYNRWRKQPRTQVKRESNSGDPAFRMYDSERRVKEWISSTQFGEDDKKGIDVPFFDLGVILEATDSFSDENKLGRGGFGPVYKGKFPGGQEIAVKRLLSGSGQGLEEFKNEVMLIAKLQHRNLVRLLGYCVEGEEKILMYEYMPNKSLDSFIFDQTRSVLLTWEMRLEIILGIARGMLYLHQDSRLRIIHRDLKTSNVLLDEEMNPKISDFGLARIFEGKQTEATTQRVIGTYGYMSPEYALDGFFSIKSDVFSFGVVVLEIISGKRNTGFYPPEGQLNLISHVSYLSMMQMFGTLILFSVRIEIIYAQTWRLWTENNALNLMDRILEETCSRGEVLKCINVALLCLQEDPNDRPTMSNVLFMLGGEITKLPTPKQPAFALKPSFSSTGSSSTRPDSSFIVSASMEQGR